The genomic DNA GTTCATGTTGACGGGGGATATTTGCAGGAAGCGCATAGCTTGAGCTCTTCGAACAGTACCGTGGTCTTGGGGGGTTCGGGGACGGTTTTGCCTTTTGGCGGAGAAGCCGATTTTCAAGTGGCGGCCCTTTATCCTCACTGCACCGAACCGGAAAATTCGCTGAAGTCCAAGGAGTGGCGCCTGCGGTTTACTCCTGTGGCCGGCAAAGGATACTCTTTTGCGGGCACGGGTTCCTGGGAACTGGATCTGCACAGCCCGGCCGGCCTGATTGCTGACCCGTCGGATAGGTTCCGGAGTTCTTTGCCGGGAGGACGTTCCGTCAACTACCATGTCTTTGAAACAGTAAAATTTTATGTTGAAGGCAAAAAACTGGAGTATTTCCACGAGGCCAAAACATGTGAGGCGGAAAGATACAACAGTCTTGCCGGCAAAATCGAAAAAAACGTTCCGATGGTGGGCTCCATACCGGCCGGCTTTTTTCTAAAAACTTTGGAAGCAATAATGTTGAATTTGGCAGAACAACCACCGTCAGAAAGCCCGGCAACGGGGATGTCTACGACTCTTTCCGCACAAAATTGTGCTGCCGGTGCAACTGTTAAATACTATCCTTCCGCCACAGCTGCTACCCCTTCCTACAGCAAAAATATTAAATTTTCTGTCTTAAACGGCCAGCAAAGGGTTGAAAGCGGCACCCGCGATCCTATCCTGTTATGGGATAAAAGAGCCGGCACCAAGGTTGTGCAGTACCAGGAGTTTCCCGGCAAGGAAAGCGTCCGCTACGATTTGGACGACTACATTCCGGAATTGCAGAATGTTCCTTTTATCCTAAAAGGGATGGAACGGGTCAACGGTATCCCCTGTCAGGTCTGGGAAAAAAGCAAAAAGATCGACCCCATTATGAATATTTACGTTAAAGTTCAGCTGTTCATCGCGCCGGACAGCAACTTACCGCTCAAGGTGGTTTTCTTAGACGGTTATTATCAAAAAATTGAACTGAACTTTGCCAACTGGCAAAAAGCATCCGCCTCAGGCAGTCAGGCGCTGGGCAGCGCCAACAGCGGGCTTTTTATGACTCCTTTTGGCGGCATCAGGCTGCCGGCGGTACAGCTTGAGCTTCCTGCTTCTGCGGGGGGGCGGGCTGAGGAGTCTGCAATGGGTGAAAACGGTTCTGGCAATACGTAGGGAAATATAATGTGATTCCCAGACAGAGAGGTTGTTTCTGCATGGTAGAATATTTAAATCTGCTTAAGGAATCCGAAACAAAATACGCAGCCCGATACTGGAGCTGGCTTTGGTTGGCTTTTTTTCTCCTGAATAGCAGCTGGCTTTTCAGCAGCTTGGCTCTTTATCTGATGAAAAGGCCTGTTCCGTTGGGGCTGCAAGTTCTTTTTACCGTTACGTCTTTCTTGCTGGGCCTGCTGGCTGCTGCTGTTTTTTCCGGCAAAGCGTTTGCCGGCTTTAAGAGTGTCCGCGCTTCCTTCCCGCCCCTTCTGGCAGCAACGCTGACTCTTGCTGTTGTTGTTGCGGCAGTACCGTTGGCCATGCGGGCCTGGACCTGTTATCTGGCTGAGATGATTGGACGGGGAGATATAAGCAATTGGGCAGCAGCCTTGACGTTTGCCGGGTTATTGCTGGTTATGGCTGTGTTTGCCATGTTTGCCGGAATGTCTGCCTGCGCCTTTTTGTTGTACGGGGTTGCGGCCCGTGGCACAGGACGGGTGGCAGCCGCTCTGGTTGCGGTTTGCCTGCGAAGGTTGCCTGTCTTTTTGCTGTTGGTTCTGGCCAATCTTATGGTTGGAGCTGTGTTGCTCAAGGTTTTGCAGTTAATTGAAGTGTTTCTCAAGGAGCTTCTTCCTTACGGTTTTTTTTCCCGCTATGTTCTGGAGATGTTTTTGGCCGGAGGGAAGACGGCCCTTGCTTTATTTTTATTGGGGAGCACTCAGCTCATGCTGGCCAAAGACGGGGATAAACTTAGAGAAAAAATCGGGGAGCAGGCAGCCGGAGCTTTGTGGTTCCCGGCCGGAGCAGCCGTTTTAACTGCGGTGTTGACCGTCTTTAACGTTTTGCCTTATTTGGATGCTCCGGGGCAGGTGGTAAAAAACATCGAAGCCAGGATAATCCGAGCGGATAGCTTTAGGAATCTGGGCCGTGACGGGGAGGCTTCTGCAGAATATCGCAAAGCCCAAGCGGATCTTTTGGCTTTTCAGGCGTACTTAACGGGGATCGAGGAAATACGGGAGAACGGTAAAATTGAAAAAGCCCGGGATTTTTTGACCGGAGCAGAGGAGATTTGTCCCGATTCGCCTTATGTCCCCTATTTCCGGGGAATGCTGCTTAAACTGGCCGTTCCTCAGGCCGAAACCGATCCGGAGATTAATAATTTGTTTGCCACTGCAGCAGCTAAGAGTGCTGGAGAAAAAACGGCGCATGTCCCCGAAGCAAGACTCTGGACTATCGGCGGCTATTGGGCAGCGGGAGACAAGGAAAAGGCCCGGGAGGCGCTTAGTTTGGCCATTGCTCGGGGCATATTCAGCGACAGGTTTGTCGGACTGGCAGGTGCCGGCGAGAAAAGGCTGGCCGGTTTGCGGCAGGAAATATCCAAACTTGAGAACTTGCTTAAGGTAAGAGAACTTTATGTGCTTTTGAACAGGGCGGAGTATGAGGACGAAAGTGCGGTTTTGCCGGAATTGCTGGAGTACGCAGAGCAAAACCCCGGGCCGGAAAGCTATTACCAGGCGGCGCTGCTGGCGGAACGGATACCTTACCCGGACTATATGTATGAATATGCCCGAAAATATTTTACCGCCAAGTCATGGGAGAAAGAAGAAGAGATCAAAGCGGCTTTGTTCACCTCATACATGTATGTCAAATCCGGCCACCCTGGAGAAGCTGAGCAACTGATGGCGGCCATGCATGCCAAATACCCGGAGAATGCGGAAATTGCCGGCGATTATGCTTATACCCTTTTGGAAAACCAAAAGCCGGCCAGGGCTTTGGCTGTCATCAAAGCTCTGGGGGTGCAGGATGTTTCCCTGCTTTATCTTCAGGCTGTAGCCGCCCAGCAAATGCAGGATTATCCGGGGGCTCTGGCTGCTTTGGCCAGCCTCTGCCGTGAGGCGGAGCGAGGGGGCGCTGCTCCTGATGAAATAAGAAAAATTGACGAATACCTTTACCGTTTTTTGCTGGAGTACCAGGAATTAGCTGCCTGGGGGACGGTGAAAGGCCAAGAGTTGATCGCAGAGGTGAAGAAAAAGCAGGAACCGGTCCTTGTCTATTATTATGTTCTGGGCCTGGAAGCCAGACAGGCTGAAAATTATGAACAGTCTAACAGTTATTTTGCCCGGTTGCTGGCATTGAATTCCCACCTTGCTTATCCCTACTATTTGCTGGGCGTCAATTACAATGAAATGGCCGGCTACCTTAAGCAAGACTGCTATCGCTTGGCTGAAAAAAATTTCTTGCAATTTCTGGAGCGTCGGCCGGATGTGGTGGAAGGGTATTTCTGCCTGGGTATGGTTTATAAGCACACCGGCGAACCGGCCAAGGCCGAGCGCGCTTTCCGCAAAGTAATCGCTCTCAACCCCCGCCGGGACAATCCATTGTATGAACCTTTCAGCATGTACAATCATGCGCTGGCTGAGATTGAAAGAATCAAGCAGAAAGGACAGGAGTAAAATGGTCATTGCAAGTATAACGGTGGCAATCGGCGTTTTATTGCATAGCCTTTTATCCGGCTGGGAAACCTGGGCCGGGGTTTGCCTGGCGGTCGGGGCCACGGCGGCTGTTTTAGGCTGTCCTTATATCCGGCAAAAGTTTGGCCCACAAAAAGGAAGAAAAAGTTTGGTTTATGACTTGGGGCTGATTGTCCTGCCGGTAGTCACAGTTTTGCTGGCGCCTGTCTTAGGCGCTGCTTTTGACCCGCAATACCTGGACAGGGCGATAAAGAAAAGTGTTTCCCTGCTGGCTGCCAACGACCTGAACCGTGCGGAGCAGCTGCTCCAGGAGCTTTTGACTCGGCATCCGGATGTTGCGCAGCTCAGGCTTAACCTTTCATCTGTTTACTTGCGGCAGGGACAGCCGGAAAAAGCGGCGGGTGTGCTGGGAGAAGTTAAAGAATACAGATTGTTTAATGCTTACGAATTGTTTAATTATGCTTTGGCTTATTACCAGCAGGGGGAATACAAAGAAGCCCTGACCAACTTGCAGAAGGCTTTGCAGCAGGACCCTGGCCTGGTGGAAGGTTGGTTGTATGCAGCAGAATGCGCTCTCAAGCTGAAAGATTATAAAGCTGCCCGGTACTATTGCGGCCAGTTGGCAGAAATAGAGCCGCAGCTGCCCCTGGTTCATGTGCAGCTGGCCAGAGCGCACCTGCTGGTTATGGACTACCGGAAAACGTTGGCCGAACTGGAGAAAGCGCTGGAACTTAAACCTGAGGCCGCTTGGCGGCAAGAAATCCTCAAGTTGCGGCAGGAAGCAGGCTATTACTGCAGCCGGACGGCTGACAGCAGCAATTGAGCAAAAACTGCTGAATACCAATATTTGTGTTAATAGGTTTAGGGTTAAAGGAAGGTTGACAAAATGTGGAGATGGTCCATAAGCGGTACAAGGTCAAAGGCACTTGCCATAATTTTGATCCTGACGCTGACAGCGGCAGGCTGTCTTTATCCTGCCCTTTATCCCGCCCAGGTGCAGGCCGGAGTTGTATCCGACGTATTCGGGTTGGACGGTATGACAGGAAAGGTAGCGGACGATATTTTTGACGGCGGCTGCAAGCTGGCCGGCGGGCCTGTCTATAACCTGGGCAAGGGTATTTACGATACATTGTCAGGCACCATCGGCATGCTTGCCGGAGAACACACAATGGTGGGTAAGGTAGCGGGCTGGTCAGAGGTTGTTCTTAACGCAGCGCAGACGGGTGTCATAATTTATACTCTGGCCACGGGAACAGCCACCCTGCCGGTGTTGGCGGCCGTAACCATTACCGTAACCCTGGGCAAGATGGCTGTTGATAACCTAAAAAATATTGATAAAATATTTTCTTGGCTGAAAAAAAACCTGGGCGATGCGGCCCGCAGTTTTCTGGATGTTTACAAACCTAACATCTATATTTATTCTGACATGGATCTGGCTGTCCGGGTGCGTTTGGAGCCCAGCAGCTATATTACAGCTTCTTCTCCGACGTACGACCGGGAACAGGGCTGGCAGGCAGAAGTATTTGGCGGGTCACTCAACGGATGCAATGATTATCTGTTTTATGAAGCCCGGGTGCCGGATCGGGGATTCCAGAGAGAAGCAGGGTATAAAATCAGGGGGAATAACCTGAGGCATGACCTGTGCAGCCTGATGGAGCGATACGGCTTTAATGCCAGAGAAACTGCCGATTTTGTGGAATATTGGGAGAAAAAGCTTTCAAGCCGGCAAGACTACGTTTTTTACCCACAGGGCACGGCTATACTGGATAAAATTATGCCTGTCGTTGTAGAACCGGAGCCAATCAGCATCAGCAGGCTGTGGTTTTTAATCGAGAAGGATCGGGGGCAACCCTGCAGGCCTATCGCCTGGCCGGAAAAAGTGGTTCACAGCCCTTACGCTGTGGTGGAATGGGGCGGCATCATAGGCAGCGGGGAATGAAGTATGCGGTGCCGGAATAAGTTTAAAATAAGGCTATTTTAAATAAAGATTAAGAAAAGGAGCGGATGACCAATGGAAATGCCGGGTAGCAACATGCGGTACAGTCCGGAAGATATCGACAAGAACAAGACGGTGGCCATCTTGGCCTATATTCTGTTTTTTATCCCTTTGCTGGCCGCCCGGGAATCAAAATTTGCTATGTACCATGCTAACCAGGGATTAGTGCTTTTTTTGGCAGCTATGATTGTAAATGTTCTCGGTTCTTTCATTCCTCTTATCGGTTGGTTTGTGATTCTGCCGCTTGGCAACCTGGTGATTATTGTCCTGGCGATTCTGGGGATTGTCAACGCCTATAAAGGAGAGGCCAAACCTTTACCATTACTGGGAGGGATAAAAATTATAACATAAAAAACCAATAATTAACTTAAATAAGCATTAATTTGCTTGCAACATGTTTAAAAATAAAAAATATAAGAAATATTGGGAGTTGCATTTTAAAAGTTAACTGTTTAAACTGAAAAATCAAATTATACTACTAAAATGCAATTGAAAAAGGGGAGAAGTAAGGTGCATATACCCAATGGTTTTTTAGATCCGGTAACTGCTGCCACCACAACGGCTGTCAGCGCAGGAGTACTTGCTTATGGTTGGCAGCGGTTGCGCCAAGAAATCAGCCGGCATTCCCCGTTAACTTTAGGCATGGTGGCAGCCTTTATCTTTGCGGCACAAACGGTCAATTATGCCATCGGCCATCACACCAGCGGACACTTAATCGGTGCCATGCTTGCCGTTGTGGTTTGCGGCCCCTGGGCGGCAGGTTTGTTAATGGCTTCAATAATAGGTGTGCAGAGTTTGTTTTTCCATGACGGCGGCACCTTAGCACTGGGCGCCAACATACTTAATATGGCTGTTATTGCCACTGCGGTGAGCCATGCTGTTTACCAAAGGACATTTGAAAAAACTGGCAAGCGGCGGCTGGCCATGGTTTTAGGGGCCTGGTTATCCGTTGTTGCGGCAGCCGGTGCGGCAGCTATGGAACTGGCTATAGCGGGAACTTCCGCTTTCACGGAGGTGCTTCCGGCAATGCTGGGTTGGCATAGCCTGATCGGGGCAGGGGAAGCTATTATAACCCTGGCCTGCGCCAGGTGCTTTCTTGGGCAAACCGGTAAAAACCTTAATCTCCCCCAGGTGAAAAGATATGCCGAAAAATAAGCATGTATTAGTGCAGTTGCTGTTAATAGTTTTTGTTGCCGGAGTGCTGTCCGGGTTTTCTGCAGCAAGCCCGGACGGGCTTGAACGAGTGGCTGAAGATTTGGGGTTTATTACACAGGCCCAAGATCATAGTTCAATCTTAAGTGACTATAATTTACCCTTCATCAACAACCCCTACCTGTCCGCCGGTTTGGCAGGAATATTAGGTTGCGCGGTAGTTTTTTGTCTTGTTTTTGGTTTGGGTTATTTGCTAAAGGCGCACAGTGGCAGGAAAATCTAAAGTGCGAATCAGTATCCCTGGCTAACTAACCGGGGTGGTTTGCCATCCTGCCAGCTTCGTCTTTTGCCCCGACAACACTTTGATTTCTCCGTTGGCTGTCATGGTTCGGCCGGCGCCCAACTCCGGTGGGTGCCGGCCGTGCAGCTTTTATGAAAATTTTTTAAAAATCTTCATAAAATCATCCATAGATTCGGTAATTTCTTTGCCCTGCTCCAGATTATCCTTCAAGGAGCCGGCCAGGTAGCAGGCCAGTACAGAGAAGCCAACACGATTGACAGCTGCCTTAACAGCAGCCAGTTGTGTTACTATATCACTGCAACTGCGGTTTTCACCAATCATTTTTTGAATTCCCCGCACCTGCCCCTCGATTTTTTTTAAGCGGGTCAGCAAGTCCTGTTGTATCTCGGGATCAATATTCTTTGGCAACGCCCTCGCCCCCTAACACAGTATACCCCTACATGGTATAAGTTTATAAGCTCTTTTTTGCAATGTCAATAAGTCATAACAATAGCTATTGACTGACAAACAGAGCTGTGCTATGTTTGTTTTAAATACATATACCCGTATGGGTATAGAAGGGAGATGATCTGCATGGCCGGTTTGTCAAGGCGTGAATTTATTAAGCGCTCCGTTGCCGGCGGAGTGGCGGGAAGCGCTGTCCTGTATGGTTTTCATAAGCCTGCAGCAGCCGCTGCTAAAGGTGTCGAAGGATCGGTGGGAACGTTTATCGATTTATCCCAATGCAACGGCTGCGCGGGGCAAAGCATCCCTGCCTGTGTCGCCGCCTGCCGGGCTGAAAATCAGGCCAAATACCCCAACCCGGTACCCTCACAGGAGATTCCTTATTACTGGCCCAACAAAAATAAAAAAGAAGACTGGCAGGATAAAAAACATTTAACGGATCGGCTGACCCCCTACAATTGGCTTTTTGTGCAAAAAGTAAAGGTGGTTCATGCGGGTAAAGAAATAACAGTATCAATCCCGCGACGCTGTATGCACTGTGAAAATCCCCCCTGTGCCAACCTGTGCCCCTTTGGAGCCCAGTATAAAACCGCAGAGGGAGTTACCTTAATCAACAAGGATTTGTGTCTGGGCGGCGCCAAATGCCGGGATGTTTGTCCCTGGGGTATACCGGCCCGGCAGGCCGGGGTAGGCTTGTACATGAAAATGGCTCCCCGCTACCTGGGGGCCGGGGTGATGTATAAATGCGACCTTTGTTACGACCGGATTAAGGTTGGCCAAAAACCGGCCTGTGTGGAAGCCTGCCCGCAAGGTGCCATTTATTTCGGTTTGAAAAAAGAAATGAAAGAGCTTGCCCGAAAAAGAGCTAAGGAAATTAACGGCTACCTGTATGGGGATGCCGAAAACGGGGGTACTTCAACATTTTATGTGGCGCCGGTACCCTTTGAGAAAATTCATCAGGCCTTACAAGAGGAAAAAAGCCGCAAATTTGCTCCCTCCGCTACCGGCTATCCTTTAATGCCGGTAAAGGTCGGTAATTTCTTGGATACAGCCAACGGTTTACTGCTCAGTGCCCTGGCAGCTCCGGTGGCAGGAGCTTTCCTGGCGGGCTTTACGGCCTACCAAAAGATGAGGGGCGGTGAATAATAATGGGGAAAAAAATAAAAAGACATGGTTTTCCGGTCTTGTTTGTGCACTGGACCGTAGCGCTGTCCACCTTTTTGTTAATTGTCACCGGTTTTGGCCAAATGCCCATGTATAAGCGTTATAAAATTGCTGATCTGCCCGGCCTTGGCTGGACGGCAGATTATTCAATAACCCTGGTAATTCATTACCTGGCAGCGGCTGTTCTTATGTTGGCCGTTGCGTATCATATTGTTTACCATGTTCTGCGCCGAGAGTACGATATCATGCCCCGGCGTGGCGATGTTAAAGCTTCCTATGAGATAATTAAAGCCATGCTTCTTAAAAAACCGGAGCCCCCCAGCGATAAATACCTGGCCGAGCAAAGATTGGCCTATGCTTTTATCGGCGGCAACTTGCTGGTGATTATTATTACAGGGATAGTAAAGATGCTAAAGAATTTACCCCGGGTGGATATGCCCGCGGCCTTGATCGTGTGGACAAATAATTTCCATACGCTGGCCAGCATACTGCTGGTGGCAGGTATCGTGGGGCACCTGGCTGCCTTTCTGTTTAAGGAAAACCGGGCGCTGCTGCCGGGTATGTTTACCGGTAAGATTGACCTGAACTACGCCAAACACCGCCATAGCATCTGGTTTAAGAAGGTATTTAAGGACAAGGAAGATATGTAAGGCGTGTATCCGTGGGCTGCCTGTTAAACATAGAAACTTATGACATAATAATGAACAAATTCTTAAATCACCATGAACATAAAGGGAAAAAACACCTGGTTGCAGAAATAACCGGTTATTCACAACAAACGTATAAGAAGGAGGCATATTATGAATTTAAAAGGAACCAAAACCGAAGCAAATCTTAAGGCAGCCTTTGCAGGTGAAAGCCAAGCGCGGAACAAATACACTTACTGGGCCGGTGTGGCCAAAAAGGAAGGTTATGAACAAATCGCCGCTATCTTTTTAGAAACTGCGGATAACGAAAAAGAACATGCCAAAAGACTGTTTAAATTCCTTAATGGTATTACAGATACCAAAACCCACCTTAAAGAGGCTGCTGCCGGGGAAAACTATGAATATACCAGTATGTACAAAGAATTTGAGCAGGTGGCCAGGGAAGAAGGTTTTCCGGAAATTGCGGATGTTTTCCGGGAAATCGGCGAAGTGGAGGAGGAACACGAAAAACGCTTCCTGGCCCTGTTAAAGAATATCGAAGAAGGCAAAGTCTTTAAACGTGATGAGGCAGTAAAATGGAAGTGCCGGAATTGCGGCTATGTGCATAAGGGGCAAGAGGCACCCAAGGTTTGCCCGGCCTGTGCCCACCCGCAGGCCCACTATGAAATCCTTTGCGAAAACTACTAAGGCTTTTAAAATAACCCGTATCACCGGCCCGGTGATGCGGGTTATTTTAATGCAGAGTGGTAAAGCCGCGCCGAATGTGATAAAATCCTGTCGTAATGAAATAGCAGAGGTGATAGAAACGTGTCAACCAACCTGACCACCGGTATTATTGGCCTACCCATGGTAGGAAAAACAACCATTTTTAATTTATTAACCAACTCCAACCTGGAAACTTCAAATTTTCTCAGCGGCAAAACCGAAACCGTTACGGCAGCCGCCCGGGTGCCTGATAAGAGGATAGAATTTTTAGCGGATATGTATAAGCCCCGCAAGACTACCTATGCCCAAATTCAGTTCAGTGAAGTGCCCGGTCTGGTGCGGGGGGCCAGCGAAGGCAAGGGAGTGGGCAACCAGTTTTTAAGTGCTATCCGCCATGCCGATTTGCTGGTGCATGTGGTAAGAGCTTTTGCCAATCCGGATGTACCCCATGTGGAAGATGAAATTAATCCCCTGCGGGATATTGAAACTATTGCCGTGGAAATTTTGCTGGCGGATATGGATTTAGTGGAAAAAAGAATTCAAAGAATACAGTCGGGCAAAAAGATTACTAAAGAAAATGCCTTTGAGCTGGAAGTGTTAAAAAAATGCCTGGCGGCTCTGGAGGATGAACTACCCATCAGCAGCCTGGGGCTTACCGAAGAAGAAAAACACACCCTGAGAAACTACGCCTTTTTAACCGAAAAGCCGATGATGCTGGTAATAAATATTGATGAAGAACAATTTCGGCAGGGCAGTTATCCCGGTAAGGAAGAAGTAACCAAGTATGCCGCCGATAAGGGAATGCCTGTGCTGGAAATTTGCGGCCGCCTGGAAATGGAAATCAGCCAGCTGCCGGCCGAGGATCGGGCCATGTTTATGGAGGACCTGGGTCTTGCGGAAACGGGTATTGAGCGCCTGGCCAAAGCGGTATACGATTACTTGGGTTTAATTTCTTTTCTAACAGCCGGGGAGGACGAAGTAAGGGCCTGGACTATTAAGCGCCATACGGATGCCAAAAGAGCAGCCGGCAAAATCCACTCAGATATTGAGCGCGGTTTTATCCGGGCCGAGGTGGTGGCCTTTGACGATTTGGCAGCGGCGGGTTCCCTGGCCAAAGCCCGCGAGAAGGGTTTGCTGCGCCTGGAAGGTAAAGAATATATAGTGCAGGACGGGGATAT from Desulforamulus hydrothermalis Lam5 = DSM 18033 includes the following:
- a CDS encoding metal-sensitive transcriptional regulator — its product is MPKNIDPEIQQDLLTRLKKIEGQVRGIQKMIGENRSCSDIVTQLAAVKAAVNRVGFSVLACYLAGSLKDNLEQGKEITESMDDFMKIFKKFS
- a CDS encoding PDGLE domain-containing protein, whose translation is MPKNKHVLVQLLLIVFVAGVLSGFSAASPDGLERVAEDLGFITQAQDHSSILSDYNLPFINNPYLSAGLAGILGCAVVFCLVFGLGYLLKAHSGRKI
- the rbr gene encoding rubrerythrin → MNLKGTKTEANLKAAFAGESQARNKYTYWAGVAKKEGYEQIAAIFLETADNEKEHAKRLFKFLNGITDTKTHLKEAAAGENYEYTSMYKEFEQVAREEGFPEIADVFREIGEVEEEHEKRFLALLKNIEEGKVFKRDEAVKWKCRNCGYVHKGQEAPKVCPACAHPQAHYEILCENY
- a CDS encoding DUF4870 domain-containing protein; its protein translation is MEMPGSNMRYSPEDIDKNKTVAILAYILFFIPLLAARESKFAMYHANQGLVLFLAAMIVNVLGSFIPLIGWFVILPLGNLVIIVLAILGIVNAYKGEAKPLPLLGGIKIIT
- a CDS encoding tetratricopeptide repeat protein, with product MVEYLNLLKESETKYAARYWSWLWLAFFLLNSSWLFSSLALYLMKRPVPLGLQVLFTVTSFLLGLLAAAVFSGKAFAGFKSVRASFPPLLAATLTLAVVVAAVPLAMRAWTCYLAEMIGRGDISNWAAALTFAGLLLVMAVFAMFAGMSACAFLLYGVAARGTGRVAAALVAVCLRRLPVFLLLVLANLMVGAVLLKVLQLIEVFLKELLPYGFFSRYVLEMFLAGGKTALALFLLGSTQLMLAKDGDKLREKIGEQAAGALWFPAGAAVLTAVLTVFNVLPYLDAPGQVVKNIEARIIRADSFRNLGRDGEASAEYRKAQADLLAFQAYLTGIEEIRENGKIEKARDFLTGAEEICPDSPYVPYFRGMLLKLAVPQAETDPEINNLFATAAAKSAGEKTAHVPEARLWTIGGYWAAGDKEKAREALSLAIARGIFSDRFVGLAGAGEKRLAGLRQEISKLENLLKVRELYVLLNRAEYEDESAVLPELLEYAEQNPGPESYYQAALLAERIPYPDYMYEYARKYFTAKSWEKEEEIKAALFTSYMYVKSGHPGEAEQLMAAMHAKYPENAEIAGDYAYTLLENQKPARALAVIKALGVQDVSLLYLQAVAAQQMQDYPGALAALASLCREAERGGAAPDEIRKIDEYLYRFLLEYQELAAWGTVKGQELIAEVKKKQEPVLVYYYVLGLEARQAENYEQSNSYFARLLALNSHLAYPYYLLGVNYNEMAGYLKQDCYRLAEKNFLQFLERRPDVVEGYFCLGMVYKHTGEPAKAERAFRKVIALNPRRDNPLYEPFSMYNHALAEIERIKQKGQE
- a CDS encoding 4Fe-4S dicluster domain-containing protein; the protein is MAGLSRREFIKRSVAGGVAGSAVLYGFHKPAAAAAKGVEGSVGTFIDLSQCNGCAGQSIPACVAACRAENQAKYPNPVPSQEIPYYWPNKNKKEDWQDKKHLTDRLTPYNWLFVQKVKVVHAGKEITVSIPRRCMHCENPPCANLCPFGAQYKTAEGVTLINKDLCLGGAKCRDVCPWGIPARQAGVGLYMKMAPRYLGAGVMYKCDLCYDRIKVGQKPACVEACPQGAIYFGLKKEMKELARKRAKEINGYLYGDAENGGTSTFYVAPVPFEKIHQALQEEKSRKFAPSATGYPLMPVKVGNFLDTANGLLLSALAAPVAGAFLAGFTAYQKMRGGE
- a CDS encoding tetratricopeptide repeat protein; this encodes MVIASITVAIGVLLHSLLSGWETWAGVCLAVGATAAVLGCPYIRQKFGPQKGRKSLVYDLGLIVLPVVTVLLAPVLGAAFDPQYLDRAIKKSVSLLAANDLNRAEQLLQELLTRHPDVAQLRLNLSSVYLRQGQPEKAAGVLGEVKEYRLFNAYELFNYALAYYQQGEYKEALTNLQKALQQDPGLVEGWLYAAECALKLKDYKAARYYCGQLAEIEPQLPLVHVQLARAHLLVMDYRKTLAELEKALELKPEAAWRQEILKLRQEAGYYCSRTADSSN
- a CDS encoding energy-coupling factor ABC transporter permease encodes the protein MHIPNGFLDPVTAATTTAVSAGVLAYGWQRLRQEISRHSPLTLGMVAAFIFAAQTVNYAIGHHTSGHLIGAMLAVVVCGPWAAGLLMASIIGVQSLFFHDGGTLALGANILNMAVIATAVSHAVYQRTFEKTGKRRLAMVLGAWLSVVAAAGAAAMELAIAGTSAFTEVLPAMLGWHSLIGAGEAIITLACARCFLGQTGKNLNLPQVKRYAEK
- a CDS encoding formate dehydrogenase subunit gamma, producing the protein MGKKIKRHGFPVLFVHWTVALSTFLLIVTGFGQMPMYKRYKIADLPGLGWTADYSITLVIHYLAAAVLMLAVAYHIVYHVLRREYDIMPRRGDVKASYEIIKAMLLKKPEPPSDKYLAEQRLAYAFIGGNLLVIIITGIVKMLKNLPRVDMPAALIVWTNNFHTLASILLVAGIVGHLAAFLFKENRALLPGMFTGKIDLNYAKHRHSIWFKKVFKDKEDM
- the ychF gene encoding redox-regulated ATPase YchF, with product MSTNLTTGIIGLPMVGKTTIFNLLTNSNLETSNFLSGKTETVTAAARVPDKRIEFLADMYKPRKTTYAQIQFSEVPGLVRGASEGKGVGNQFLSAIRHADLLVHVVRAFANPDVPHVEDEINPLRDIETIAVEILLADMDLVEKRIQRIQSGKKITKENAFELEVLKKCLAALEDELPISSLGLTEEEKHTLRNYAFLTEKPMMLVINIDEEQFRQGSYPGKEEVTKYAADKGMPVLEICGRLEMEISQLPAEDRAMFMEDLGLAETGIERLAKAVYDYLGLISFLTAGEDEVRAWTIKRHTDAKRAAGKIHSDIERGFIRAEVVAFDDLAAAGSLAKAREKGLLRLEGKEYIVQDGDIINFRFNV